ATATTGTGAGTGGATGAACAAGTCATAGGGGAATCCAAACCCCTGGAGGATAAGAAAATCCTATATGAAAaaggacaacaacaacactatGCTTAAAATTAATAGTATGTACAAGTTATTTTAGGCTTCTGCCTTTGGCAATGGTTCTATTTCTTCAGACCACTGAAACTAGAGGCAATAATTACAAAGCAGagataaatataaatacacaGGTTATCACAGATGGTTGTGTATAGTGTAAGAAGGTCTTCAAAGCTAAGGGAGATCAGTGTTTTGCTCTGTTTCATCTGCATCTTAGTGATGCTGCCACTCGCGATTTAGCGCTGTTGGTCCTTTCAGGTTTGGTAAGCTTCTCTGGTATCtttccacacacaaaaacatacacCACAGAACTGAGATTCTTTCTCCATGCATGATACCAAGAATAGCAATCAAGAATCTGGAAAAGCCTTTATGATAGAGTCATAGGCAGGAGGTGGGGTTTGTGTTGAATGGCAGACACGAAGACTGTTATTAGACCAGTGAAATTCGGGACGAGACAGGCTATTGGTGGTGCTCCCTGTAAGGGTTGTGGTCGTGCTGGTGGGTACCAGAGTGATCAGCTGACTTTCAGTTTCTACAGGAAGTGGAGGGCATTGCAGAAAGGGGTGAAACGTGGAGGCCCGGAAACTTGATTTCCTTGGGAAAGAGTTGGCCTGGTCCAAGGAAGCTTGCCTTTGAAATGTAAGGCTGGCCAAACTGAGGTTGCTGCGCCGTTCACAGCTGCTGTTCCGGTAGAATCCTGGCCTGCTGGCAGCACATCCATAGGTAGGTCTGGAACGTCGGTTAAAAGACGAGGAGGTCCACTGGGAAATATGAGCACTAGCTCTCCGGCTAGACAGGCAAGTCAGCAAAGCCCAGATTATGCCTCCAATAATGAGTCCAATGACCATAGAAACTGAAAATGCTATTATTATTTGatctaaaaataaaggaaaaacataGTGTTATTTATCATGTACTTCATTAAAATGCTATGTACCTACTAAAATGCATAGgctaaaatccaatagtaagttgcaatgacattagtccattgaatcaatgtaccTGTACCTTATATGGGTGTtggttcaccaaatccccactggttcattGGGCCTGCTGTAGCTAGgatttgctactggatttcagccacagagtgCAAGTTTAATTTCATGCATCAGTGGGGGTTAAGTTTCAGATATTCACAAGATATTGGTGCATTCCTGAAGAA
The Pogona vitticeps strain Pit_001003342236 chromosome 1, PviZW2.1, whole genome shotgun sequence genome window above contains:
- the MYCT1 gene encoding myc target protein 1 translates to MLYGRYNSSFTLTILKAMDRNSSSSEESWPPNFWNQIIIAFSVSMVIGLIIGGIIWALLTCLSSRRASAHISQWTSSSFNRRSRPTYGCAASRPGFYRNSSCERRSNLSLASLTFQRQASLDQANSFPRKSSFRASTFHPFLQCPPLPVETESQLITLVPTSTTTTLTGSTTNSLSRPEFHWSNNSLRVCHSTQTPPPAYDSIIKAFPDS